In Selenomonas sp. TAMA-11512, a genomic segment contains:
- a CDS encoding DEAD/DEAH box helicase family protein — protein MADTISEIQSLKTRIKELERENAYLKGVLAKSSIEYSISPMNNPEAKTFDLSQGARIIPVEITRNHARRFFSYFWGRMDVYSKRAQNKTTGKAGYYPQCDNFWRRGICPKASGMKIKCKNCDYRRWTTLEGIQIENHLKGLKEDSSDVIGIYPLFPDGSCRFLVFDFDNHDKGAYELDFANTEESWINEVNALREICKVNHIPALVERSRSGKGAHVWIFFETPVSAALARKFGFALLEKGAESVNMTSFRFYDRMIPAQDCLVDGELGNLIALPLQGMALREGNSAFIDENWNVYPDQWKALISTSKISEKEMENLLHQWNTIESENDSNPFTVSDGTKPWERKSAFNRADVTGQLNITLSNMIYIESANIKPRLQNQLRRMAAFLNPMFFRNNAFGLSNYENSRYIYLGADDSGYICMPSGLLDQIFEKCDNTGIPYTFSDERCEGDPLKVTFIGELRERQIIAVDKLLQYECGILSAATAFGKTVVCSNLIAQKKVNTLVLLESSALIEQWEKALSTFLKIDEELPEYKTKSGRIKTRKSLVGVIRGAKDTSTGIIDIAMAGSLFKKDEPHSRLKEYGMILVDECHHSASETVSRVLKEVSTKYVYGVTATPFRGDGLERINEMLLGPVRFQYTAREKAEEQGIDHLIVPRFTRTVSPHGRDKLHINEAYAIIRNNEMRNEQIVGDIKQCIDAGRTPVVLTRFTDHADILYESVKDCAENVFLLTGNKSKKEQRELRIQMDSVPHTESLILIATGQLIGEGFDYPRLDTLIMADPVAWKGIVEQYAGRLNRDFEGKKNVMIYDYIDANIPIFDNMYAKRMRAYKRIGYRLCDEKTGEKQTANAIFDSDTYGEVYEQDLIEAKEDIVISSPTLGRNKVMRMLKLLKDRQEYGVKITIVTWHPDAYLFGRQEHRIELMEALHNAGFNIELVEDNCERYAVIDNEIVWYGSMNLLSKEDVEDNIMRVVSKCIASELLEITFEKGNSLKKYGNC, from the coding sequence ATGGCAGATACTATTTCGGAAATACAATCGTTAAAAACGAGAATAAAAGAGCTTGAGCGGGAGAATGCGTATCTCAAAGGAGTCCTTGCCAAATCAAGCATAGAATATTCGATTTCTCCCATGAACAATCCGGAAGCAAAAACTTTTGATTTGAGCCAAGGTGCGAGAATTATTCCGGTGGAAATAACGAGAAATCATGCGCGACGCTTTTTTTCATATTTCTGGGGACGTATGGATGTATACAGTAAGCGTGCTCAGAATAAAACTACGGGAAAAGCAGGGTATTATCCGCAATGTGATAATTTCTGGCGGCGTGGTATCTGTCCGAAAGCTTCTGGGATGAAAATTAAATGTAAGAATTGTGACTACAGAAGATGGACGACACTTGAAGGAATACAAATCGAAAACCATTTAAAAGGGTTAAAAGAAGATTCTTCCGATGTTATAGGAATATATCCGTTATTTCCCGATGGCTCCTGTCGTTTTCTTGTGTTTGATTTTGATAATCATGATAAAGGGGCTTATGAACTCGATTTTGCGAATACCGAAGAAAGCTGGATTAACGAAGTAAACGCGCTTCGGGAAATCTGTAAAGTAAATCATATCCCCGCCTTAGTTGAACGTTCTCGGTCCGGGAAAGGGGCTCATGTCTGGATTTTCTTTGAAACACCGGTTTCGGCTGCTCTTGCGCGGAAATTCGGATTCGCGCTGCTCGAAAAAGGCGCCGAATCAGTGAATATGACATCTTTTCGCTTCTATGACAGAATGATTCCGGCGCAGGATTGTCTTGTCGATGGAGAGCTTGGAAATCTGATTGCGCTACCGCTCCAGGGAATGGCTTTGCGGGAAGGTAACAGTGCATTTATTGATGAAAATTGGAATGTGTATCCTGATCAGTGGAAGGCACTAATTTCAACTTCAAAAATCTCCGAAAAAGAAATGGAAAATCTGCTGCATCAATGGAATACTATTGAGTCTGAGAACGATTCAAATCCATTTACGGTTTCTGACGGAACAAAGCCGTGGGAAAGGAAAAGTGCGTTTAACAGAGCAGATGTAACAGGACAATTGAATATTACGCTATCCAACATGATCTATATCGAGTCTGCAAATATAAAGCCGCGTCTTCAAAATCAACTGAGACGAATGGCCGCATTTTTGAATCCGATGTTTTTCAGAAACAATGCCTTCGGATTATCAAATTATGAAAATTCGAGATATATCTATCTTGGTGCGGATGATAGTGGTTATATTTGCATGCCGAGTGGATTGCTGGATCAGATTTTTGAAAAATGCGATAATACCGGAATACCGTATACTTTTTCGGATGAGCGTTGTGAAGGCGATCCGTTAAAGGTCACCTTCATTGGAGAGCTTCGAGAAAGGCAGATTATAGCTGTAGATAAACTACTGCAATACGAATGCGGTATTCTGAGTGCGGCCACTGCGTTTGGTAAAACCGTAGTCTGCAGTAATCTGATTGCGCAGAAAAAGGTGAACACTTTAGTTCTGCTTGAGTCATCCGCGTTGATTGAACAATGGGAAAAAGCTCTTTCAACATTCCTGAAAATTGATGAGGAATTGCCGGAATACAAGACGAAATCCGGCCGTATAAAAACACGAAAAAGTCTTGTCGGGGTTATTCGCGGAGCAAAAGATACCTCTACCGGAATCATTGATATTGCAATGGCCGGTTCGCTTTTCAAAAAAGATGAACCACATTCTCGCTTGAAAGAATATGGTATGATCCTCGTTGATGAGTGTCATCACAGCGCATCGGAAACGGTCAGTAGAGTATTGAAAGAAGTATCCACCAAGTATGTTTACGGTGTTACGGCAACACCGTTTCGGGGCGACGGCCTTGAAAGAATTAATGAAATGCTGCTTGGTCCGGTACGTTTTCAATATACTGCCAGGGAGAAAGCAGAGGAGCAGGGAATCGATCATCTGATTGTGCCTCGTTTTACAAGGACAGTCAGCCCACATGGACGCGATAAACTTCATATTAATGAGGCATATGCAATTATCCGCAATAATGAAATGCGAAATGAGCAGATTGTTGGCGATATTAAACAATGTATTGATGCAGGTAGGACTCCGGTAGTTCTTACCAGATTCACAGACCACGCCGATATTCTTTATGAATCTGTAAAAGATTGTGCAGAAAATGTATTTCTTCTTACCGGAAATAAATCCAAAAAGGAGCAACGAGAGCTTCGCATACAAATGGATTCGGTTCCCCACACAGAATCGCTGATTCTTATTGCGACCGGGCAGCTGATCGGTGAAGGATTTGATTATCCCCGGCTTGATACTTTGATTATGGCGGATCCTGTTGCATGGAAGGGGATTGTCGAACAGTATGCCGGACGCTTGAATCGGGACTTCGAAGGCAAGAAGAATGTCATGATTTATGATTACATTGATGCAAACATTCCCATATTTGATAATATGTATGCCAAACGCATGCGTGCCTATAAACGCATTGGCTATAGGTTATGCGATGAAAAAACAGGCGAAAAGCAGACAGCAAATGCAATATTCGATTCGGACACATATGGAGAAGTATATGAGCAAGATCTGATTGAGGCAAAGGAGGATATTGTAATCTCAAGCCCTACACTTGGAAGAAACAAAGTTATGCGTATGTTGAAACTGCTTAAGGATCGGCAGGAATACGGTGTGAAGATAACTATTGTGACATGGCATCCGGATGCGTATCTTTTCGGACGTCAAGAACATCGAATTGAACTGATGGAAGCCCTTCATAATGCAGGATTTAATATTGAGCTCGTGGAAGATAATTGTGAGCGTTATGCTGTTATTGACAATGAAATCGTATGGTATGGCAGCATGAATCTTTTATCAAAAGAAGATGTCGAAGATAATATTATGAGAGTGGTCAGCAAATGTATAGCATCTGAATTGCTGGAAATTACTTTTGAAAAGGGGAATAGTTTAAAAAAATACGGGAACTGCTGA